A region of the Myxococcus stipitatus DSM 14675 genome:
CCGGTGGCGTCGCGGAAGAGCCGCTCGAAGGTCTGCTCCACCACGCGCTCGCTGCCCGTCTCCTCGGTCAGCTCGGAGTTGGTGGAGTCCGACAGCAGGCACACCACGCCTTCGTCGCCCGCCTCGCCCCAGCGCTCCAGGTCCGTGCGCAGGCCGTCGATGGGATCCGGGTCCAGCTTGAAGTCACCCGTGTGGATGAGGGTGCCCTCGGGCGTGCGGACGATGAAGCCCACCGCGTCGGGCACGGTGTGGGTGACACGGCTGGCTTCGACCTTGAACATGCTCCCGACGGGGAAGGGCTCGCGCGGCTCGATTTCGCGCAGGTCCGCTTCCACGCCCAGCTCGTCCAACCGGTGGCGGGCCATGGCGAGCGTGAAGCGCGTGCCGTAGACGGGGATGGGGACGGACAGCTCGCTCAGCAGGTAGGGGAGCGCACCCAGGTGGTCTTCATGCCCGTGGGTGAGCAACACGCCCTTGAGCTGGGCGGCGTTCTGCTTCAGGTGGGTGAAGTCCGGGATGATGATGTCGACGCCGGGCATCCCGTCTGAAGGGAACATCAAGCCCGCGTCGATGAGCAGCATCTCCCCGTTGCAGGCGATGACCAGGGAGTTGAGGCCGATTTCTCCCAGGCCGCCGAGGGGAATGACTTGAAGCATGTGGAGGGAGTCTAAGGACTCAACCCGGCTTGCGCGGTGGAAAGTTGCAGGTGGGTCGCGTCCGGGAGGGCTGGCGCGGAAAAGACTCGGGGGCGTCGGTGTAGGTGTGCTGGGGGCTCGTGCGCCAGGCCGCCGAGTCACCGGAGGCCTGGCTCACACGCGAGACAGCGGGGCGGTGTACCGCCCGTGCGCCTCATCGGGGGATGAGCGTGATGTCATCCAGATACAGGTCCGCCTGCGTCGTCCCCGAGTCATCCTGGAAGTAGAGGTCGCGCAGGGTGCCGGACGTCGCGCCCATGGCGTCGAGGGAGAGCGTCACCTTCCGCCACTCGCCCGCGACCAGCGGCCCGCCCAGCGCCTCCTCCAGCGAGACGGTCCCCAGCATGTCCGTGCCGTCATGAAGGACGGCGCGCACGAGCTGCCCGCCGGTGGTTCCCCCATGAACCCACAGCTCGATGGCCTGATACGAAGACAGGTCCACGCCGGGGTGATGCAGGAGCAGACCCGACCAGGTGTCGGGCGTGAAGCGGATGGACGCGGAGCCCTGGTGGACGATGCCCGTCTCCTCGAGCGAGTGCTCCGCCCAGCTCCAATCCGCGAAGCCGCTCTCCAGCGCGTCCGTGTAGATGGCGAGCGCGGAGGCGGGCTCCGGCTCGGTGCGTCCGTCTGTCAGTGCGAGCCCTTGTGACAGCGTCACCGTGCGCAGGCCGCGCAGTTGGATGTGATTCAGGATGGCCGCGAAGTCTTGCGTGCGGTACTGCGTGTCGCGCGTGGGGGTGCCGTCCAAGAACTCGTGGAAGACGAGGATGAGCCAGCTCTTCTCCTCCACGGCCCGGTCAATCCAACCCCTCACCGTGTTGACGGGGACGGTGCGAGCCACGTCATTGCCTCGCAGCTCATAGACGATGGTGTCGCGGAAGTTGCGCCCGGGATTCACGGTGCGGCTGCTGCCGTAGTGCTGGCGGATGTTCGTGAGCACCTGGGCGTCGTAGCGCCCGTAGGGGATGACGAAGTCGGGCACCGCGGGCAGGTTCAGCTGGGTCTGCAGCCACACCCGTGAGTCACTCAGCTCGGCGACGAGCTGGGGGCCGGTGAGCGTGGTCAGGTCGGGATGGGTGAGCGAATGGCTGGCGATGCCATTCCCCTCCGCGACCAATGTCTGGACTTGGGACAGGCTCATGTAGCCACCCCAGCCCTGCGCCAGGGCCTGGGTGATGAGCGCGTAGGTCGCGCGAATCCCTCTCGAGTTGAGCTGGGGACGCGCCTTCGTGTACTGGGTGGCCCAGCCGTCATCCAGGGTGATGGTGACCATGCCCTGTTCGAACGGCTGCGCCGCGGACGCGGACAGGGACAGCAGTATCAATGATAACGCGGCAATTCCTCTCAGCTTCTTGGACGACTCCCTCATGGACAGCCCCCTGCGAGGCGCCGCCTCATGCGGCGTCCAGGGGGCGATAGCAGACGAGTCTGATGGCAGGCAACCGTGCAGGCACGCGGACGTGAGTGGCCTGGCGAGCAGCGGGGCCACGGGGCCCGTGCGGGGATTGTGTGGGGATTCGAGGTGGGGGTGGTGGTGTTCGTAGAAGCCGTCGCACCCATGACTCTGTCTTTGGAAAGGACACGCTACATGAAGAAGCTTGCCGCGCTTGTTGGACTGCTGGGCGTGCTGGGAGCTGCTCCCGCATTGGCCGCGGAGCTGAAGGACGTGTTCGGCAGAGAGGTCCCCATCGGGAAGGGGCGGCCGACCGTGGTCCTGTATGCCAACAAGGGCACCCGGGATGAGCTGCGTGAGCACGCCTACCAGTTCGTCTATGACGTGCGAGCGGGCAAGCCCATCGTCGTGGTGCGGGTGGACCTGCGAGATGTCCCCGGCCTCTTCAAGGGCATGGCGAAGGGGGAGATTCGCAAGAGCCACGCCGAATCGCTCGACCTGATGCGCAATCTCTTTCAGGAGCACGGTGAGTCGCCTCCCCCCGAGCTCGATACCTCCCTCTTCATGGTCGCCGACAGCAAGGGCGAGCCTCACGCGTCGGTGGGGCTGAAGAAGGGCTTCAAGAATGTCTATGCGCAGGTGCTGGACCCCTCGGGGCAGGAGCTGGCCAAGGGGCCCTTCCCACAGAGCGCGGGCTCGCTCGGCAAGGCGGTGGCCGAAATGACCTCCTCGCCTTCGCATGCCCGCGTCGCCGGCGTGGTCCGCTGAAACACCCCTGTGACATGTTTCGCTGAAAACCCCGTCACGGAGCACGCCTCCGTGCCTGGGAGGCTTTGAGCGCCCTTTCGATAGGACCAACCGGGTAGTTGGATTGGTCCTGATATTCGTGGTTTGTTGTCTCCCCGCGCGCACTGCGTGAGTGCGTGTCTGGAGCCCGTGCCTGGCCGTCGGGGCAGGGCTCCACACGCGACTGCAACGGGAGACTTCATGATGCGTCGAGAGTGGATGGCACCCGCCACGGGCTGGTGGGTGCTGGGATTGTTGGCCGCGGGGAGTGTCGGCTGTTCGGGAGGAGAGGCACCCTCGGGTGAGCCGGCTCCGGGAACGGCCTCGAGTGCGTTGATTCAGGGGCCTGACCTGGTCATCACCGGGATGGAGGTTCCGCCGAGCCTTCGCATGGGACCCTACTCAACGCCTGCGACGGCGTCGGTGAAGGTCTGCAACCAGGGCCTGGACCCCAGCCCGTCGACGCGTGCGCAGCTCTACGTGTCGATGGACGTGACGTTGACGCCGATGTTTCCCGGGCCGGTGACGGACCAGGCTCCGCTGGGCTTCGTCGACGTGCCCCCGCTGGCGCCGGGGCAGTGCGCGACCCGGTCCAACACCCTCTCCGCCGCGCTCCCTCCGGACGCACAGGGCATGGTGGGCGGGTACTACGTGGGCGCCATCATCGACGAGCAGGCGTCGGTGGCGGAGTCGCGCGAGGACAACAACACGTTCGTGAAGGGCCTGGTGGGGATTGGGGATGGCGTGGACCTGGTCGTCACGGCCATCGGGATTCCGGAGAGCCTTCGCGCGAATGGGCCGGGGACGTCCTCGGTGCCCGCGACGGTGACGGTGTGCAACCAGGGCACGCTGTCGACGCAGTCCACCTCCGTGAATCTCTATGCGTCGATGGACGACGTGCTGATGCCGACCGGGCCGGGTCCGGGTCCTGGGTATCCGCCGGCGACGGACCAGGCCTTCCTGGGCTCGGTGCCCCTGTCGTGGCTGGACCCCGGGCAGTGCAGGACGCTCACCACGTCCATCTGGCCCATGCTGCCTCCGGACGCGCAGGGGATGAGCGGCGCGTACTACGTGGGCGCCATCATCGATGAGCAGGGCTCGGTGCCGGAGCTGCGCGAGGACAACAACATCTTCGTGAAGGGCCTGGTGGGAATGGGCCAGCGGCCCGACCTCATCATCACGGAGCTGAAGGTGGCGGAGAGCCTGCGGACGAACGGCCCGGGCTCCGCGCCGGTGACCGTGAAGGTGTGCAACCAGGGCACGGACCCGAGCCCCATGGCGCGGGCGCGCCTGTACGTGTCAATGGACAAGGTGCTCACGCCGATGCCTCCAGGCCCCGGTCCCCAGGTCACGGACCAGGTGCTCGTAGCGGACATCCCCGTCTCGAACCTCGCCGCGGGACAGTGCAGGGTGTTCACGGACTCCCTCTGGCCCATGCTCCCTCCGGATGCGCAGGGGATGAACGGCGCGTACTACGTGGGCGCCATCGTCGACGAGCAGGACTGGGTGGCCGAGCTGCGTGAGGACAACAACACCTTCGTGACGGGGCCAGTGGGGATGGGGCAGGGGCCGGACCTGGTGGTGACGGACCTCGTCATGCCGGAGAGCTTCCGCGCCAACTCGGGGGCTTCGCAGACGCCGGCGTCGGTGTCGGTGTGCAACCGGGGCACGGAGCCCGCCCCCATGTCTCGCGTGCAGTTGTACGTGTCGATGGACGCGGAGTTGACGCCCATGATGCCCGGCCCCGGCTATCCGCCGATGGACCAGGCTCCCCTGGGGATGGTCGATATGCCCAACCTGGCTCCAGGACAGTGCGCGACCCGGAGCACGAACGTCTGGCCCATGCTCCCACCGGATGCGACGACGCCGAATGGCGCGTACTACGTGGGCGCCATCATCGATGAGCAGGGCTCGGTGATGGAGCTGCGTGAGGACAACAACATCTTCGTGAAGGGGCTGGTGGGCATCGGGCTGGGGCCCGACCTGGTCGTCACGGCGATGGTGGCTCCCGCGAGCCTGGCCATGAACGGGCCCGGGGCTGCCCAGACGCCCGCGACGGTGACGGTGTGCAATCAAGGCACGGAGCCGAGCGCCTCGGCCAACGTGAGCCTGTATGTGTCGATGGACGCCGTGCTGACGCCGATGGGCCCGGGGCCGTTCTTCCCGGCGACGGACCAGAGCTTCCTGCAGTCGTTCCCCGCTCCGGGGCTCCAGCCGAAGCAGTGCAAGACGCTCTCGACGAGCTTCTGGCCCGTGATTCCGGCGGACGCGCAAGGCGTGGAGGGGGCGTACTACCTGGCGGCCATCGTCGATGAGCAGAGGGCCGTGCCGGAGCTGCGCGAGGACAACAACATCTTCGTGAAGGGCCTGGTGGGCATTGGCCAGAAGCCAGACCTCATCATCACGGAGGTGAAGGTCGCGGAGAGCCTTCGGACGAGCGGCCCGGGTGGCTCCTCCAGCGTGACGGTGAAGGTATGCAACCAGGGCTTCCAGCCGAGCAGCCCGACGCAGGTGGGGTTGTACGTGTCGATGGACAAGGAGTTGACGCCGATGTCGCCGTATCCGGGCTACATGGCGTCGGACCAGGCCTTCATCCGGGACATCGCCGTGTCGGGCCTCGTGCCGGGGTACTGCAAGTCGTTCACGGAGCCCTTCTGGGGCGTGCTGCCTCCAGACGCGCAGGGGCGGAGTGGCTCGTACTACGTGGGGGCCATCGTCGATGAGCAGCGCTCCGTGCTGGAGTTGCGCGAGGACAACAACACCTTCGTGACGGGGCCTATCGGCGTGGGCCAGGGGCCGGATCTGGTCATCACGAGCCTCGTCATGCCGAACAGCTTCAAGCTGAGCGGTCCGCCCGCGCAGTCGGCGAAGGTGACGGTGTGCAACCGGGGCACGGAGTTCTCTCCGCAGTCGCGCGTGCACCTGTTCGTGTCGACGGAGGCCGTGTTGGCGCCGCAGCAGCCAGCGCAGCCCTATCCTCCGACGAGCCAGTCGCCTCTCGGATTCGTGGATGCTCCCGGCCTGGCCCCGGGGCAGTGCTCGACGCGGTCCACGTCCTTCTGGCCCGGGCTCCCGCCGGACGCGCAGGGGATGCAGGGTGGGTACTACGTCGGCGCCATCATCGATGGTGAGTCCGTGGTGCAGGAGCTGCGCGAGGACAACAACACCTTCATGCTGGGGAAGGTGGCCGTGGGTGATGGCCCGGACCTGGTCGTCAACGGGATGAGCATCCCCGCGAGCGCGCAGCCGGGACAGCCGTTCTCGCTCACCGTGAGGGCGTGCAACCTGGGGACGATGCCGAGTCCTCCGACGCAAGCCCGGCTCTACATCTCCCTGGATGCCGAGCTGACGCCGATGTCGTCCGGGCCTGGGCCCGCGGCGCTGGACCAGACTCCGATTGGACAGCTCTCGGTGCCGTCGCTGGGCACGGGGCAGTGTCTGACGATTTCGGGGTCGGCTCCCGCCACGCTGCCGCCGGACGGGCAGGCCGGTGGTGTGTATTACGTCGGGGTTGTGATGGATGAGCCGTCCTCGGTGGTCGAGCTGCGCGAGGACAACAACGCCTACGCACAGAAGACGATGAGCATCGGCGTCAGGCCGGACCTGGTCATCAAGGAGGTGCTCTCGCCCGCGAGCGCGCTGCCGAACCAGTCCATCCCGCTGGGGGTCCGTGTGTGCAACCAAGGCACGCAGTCCAGCCCGTCGACCCAGGCCCGCTTCTATCTGTCGGTGGATGACGAGCTGTCGTTCGCGCTGCCTCCCGGGTCCCCGATGCCCGACCAGGCCTTCCTGGCGCAGGTGTCCGTCCCGTCGCTCCAGGTGGGGGCGTGCCTCCTGCTCTCGACGTCGGGGCCCGTGACGCTTCCCCCGGATGCCCAGGGGGATGGGCGTTACTTCCTGGGAGCCATCATCGACGAGTCCCTGGCGGTGAACGAGCTGCGCGAGGACAACAACACCTTCGCGAAGACGGTCCTCGGGGTGGGGGCGAAGCCGGACCTGGTCATCACGGAGATGTCGGGCCCCACCACCATCCGCAAGGGAGGCTTCATCACCACCACCATCAAGGTGTGCAATCAGGGCACGCAGCTGAGCAGCGGGAGCGCCGTGCGGCTCTCTATCTCCATGGACCAGGAGCTCGCCCCGGAAGGGCCGCCGCCGGGTCCGGACCAGCTCATGTTGGCCGAGGTGTCCGTCGACGCCCTGGTGCCGGGAGCCTGCACCACTCGAGGGTGGAGCCTTCCGGCCCAGTTGCCGCCGGATGCGATGGACCCGGTGGGGGACTACTTCGTGGCCGTCTCCGTGGACCCCTACCAGCAGGTCGGGGAGCTGCGCGAGGACAACAACATCCGCTTCACCGGGCTCACCGTGACGCCGTAGTGCGCGTGTAGATGAGGCTCGAGGGGCGGGGATGAGACCCGCTCCCTCGGGCTCAGCTCCCCAGCGGAGGCTCCGCTGGGGGGCGTGAAATCCACGCGGCGATGAAGACATCCAGCTCGCCGCGCAGCACGTCCTTGACGCGAGGTGTCCCGGCGCCGGTGCGAGGGTCTTCCACACGAGGGCTGCGACCCACGTAGTAGCGCCGTGCCTCGTCCGTGGTCCCTCCCTGGCCTGCGACCACACGCGCGGCGATGTCCTTGAGCTCGTCCAGCTCTCCCGCGCCGGTGAGGGTGAGCACGCGGCCGGTGGACTCGTCCTTCACCGTCACCTCCGTGCGCACTCGCTGGAGGTAGGCGCCCTCGTGGCTCTTCACGGGACGGCCGAGCACCTCCAGCAGCTCCAGCTCGTCCTCGGCGAGCGCGCCGCCTCGGTGCACCCGCACGTAGGCCCGCTGGCGCTTCTCGTCCTCCAGACGCCGGTGCAGCCCCGCCTCGCCCGCGAGGAAGCCATACGCCCCCGGTCCGGCGATGCGCACCACCACGCGCGAGGGCTCATCCGCCTCCGCCACCGCCACCGCCTCGTAGCCGCGCCGCTGCGCCCAGCCCAGGTACATGGAGGCCAGCTCCTGCACCCACGCCTCCTGCGTCTCCGCCGAGTCGCTCGCGCAGATATCCACCAGCGCCTCGTTGTCCTGCTGCGTGGCTCCGGACGCTTGCAGCGCCTCGGCCATCTGGACCTCGCGAGCGACGTCCTCCACCTGCCGCGCCGCGGAGGCGAGCTGCACCTCGTTCTTCGCCTCGCGCACCAGCCGGCGCGCGAAGAGGCACGCGGCCTCCAGGCGCTCCAGCTCGTTGATGTGAGCCTCCACCGTCCGGAAGGCCCGGATGACGTCGGCCGCGTGGGTGGGGTCGTCCCAGAGGTTGGGCGCTTGTGTCTCCGTCAGCAGGGACGCCCGCCGCTCCTCCAGCTCCGGCCGGCCCGACGAGGCCGCCAGCGCGCGCGCCTTGCCCACCAGCCGGTCCATCTCCACCAGCAGCGACTTGCGGTCCAGCCGCCGCTTCACCGGAGCGGCACGCGCCGACGGGAGGAGCAGCTGCGCGGTGGGCGCGGGCGGCGGCGAGGCGGGCTCGGCGACGGCCATGACCCGGCCTCCCGGGCGCGCCTCCACGCGCACGGGCGTCCCAGGGGCCAGCGGCTTGCGAGCAATCTCCACGGCGAGCGCGGCGGTGAGCGTCTTCTCGATTTCGCGCTGGAGGTAGCGCGCGCCGAACTGGGGCGAGTAGCCCCGCTCCACCAGGATGTCGACGACCTCGGGGGTGACTTCCACGTCCAGCGAGCGCGCGCGGATGCCCTCGCGCTCCAGGACCCGGCCCACCTCGCGCTGCGCGATTTTTCGGATGTCCACCTTGGACAGGGGCTGGAAGTGACAGATGGCGTCGAAGCGGTTGAGGAACTCCGGGCGGAAGGACTCGCCGATGCGGCGGTCCACCTCCGACACCATCTCATCCGCGCGCTTCGTGCCCGCGAAGCCCATGGCGGGCTCGCGGTACACCTCGGCGCCCACGTTGGACGTGGCGACGATGAGCGTGTTGTTGCACGACACCACCTCGCCCGCGCCGTTGACGAAGGTGCCCTCGTCGAAGAGCTGGAGGAAGCGGTCATGCACGCTGCGCGCGGCCTTCTCGAACTCGTCGAGCAGCAGCACGGAGAACACCTTGCCGTCCAGGAGCGCGCTCAGCTCGCCACGCCGGGTCTCCAGCGCCGGAGCCCAGGACGCGCCGAAGGGCACGCTCTCGTCTCCGTCGTTGGGGTAGTCCGCCATGTTCAGGCGCACCAACCGGTCCGCCGAGCCGAAGAGGTACTCCGCCAGGAGCTTCGCGAGCTGCGTCTTGCCCACGCCCGTGGGGCCCGCGAACAGGAACACGCCCAGCGGTCGCCGAGGGTCGTTCAGCCCCGCCTTGAGCAGCGCCACCGAGCGCAGCACGGCCCCCACCGCGTCCGTCTGGCCCAAGAGCCGCTCGCCGAAGAAGCGCTCGGTCTCCTCCAGGTCCAGCGGCATGGCGTCGTCCACCACGAAGCGCGGCAGGCGCGTGGCGGCACAGAAGCGGGTGAGCACGTCCTCGGGGCCGACGTGGTCCTTGGCCGCGCCCGCCGCTTCGGCCGCGGTCTCCTTCAGCAGCTCGATGGCCTTGCGCGGCATGCGCTGGGCCAGCAGGAACTTGGCGGACAGTCGCAGGGCCAGGTCACACGCCGCGGGGTCGATGGGCAACCGCAGCTCGCGCTCCAGCTCCTCGGCCACGCG
Encoded here:
- a CDS encoding CARDB domain-containing protein, producing MMRREWMAPATGWWVLGLLAAGSVGCSGGEAPSGEPAPGTASSALIQGPDLVITGMEVPPSLRMGPYSTPATASVKVCNQGLDPSPSTRAQLYVSMDVTLTPMFPGPVTDQAPLGFVDVPPLAPGQCATRSNTLSAALPPDAQGMVGGYYVGAIIDEQASVAESREDNNTFVKGLVGIGDGVDLVVTAIGIPESLRANGPGTSSVPATVTVCNQGTLSTQSTSVNLYASMDDVLMPTGPGPGPGYPPATDQAFLGSVPLSWLDPGQCRTLTTSIWPMLPPDAQGMSGAYYVGAIIDEQGSVPELREDNNIFVKGLVGMGQRPDLIITELKVAESLRTNGPGSAPVTVKVCNQGTDPSPMARARLYVSMDKVLTPMPPGPGPQVTDQVLVADIPVSNLAAGQCRVFTDSLWPMLPPDAQGMNGAYYVGAIVDEQDWVAELREDNNTFVTGPVGMGQGPDLVVTDLVMPESFRANSGASQTPASVSVCNRGTEPAPMSRVQLYVSMDAELTPMMPGPGYPPMDQAPLGMVDMPNLAPGQCATRSTNVWPMLPPDATTPNGAYYVGAIIDEQGSVMELREDNNIFVKGLVGIGLGPDLVVTAMVAPASLAMNGPGAAQTPATVTVCNQGTEPSASANVSLYVSMDAVLTPMGPGPFFPATDQSFLQSFPAPGLQPKQCKTLSTSFWPVIPADAQGVEGAYYLAAIVDEQRAVPELREDNNIFVKGLVGIGQKPDLIITEVKVAESLRTSGPGGSSSVTVKVCNQGFQPSSPTQVGLYVSMDKELTPMSPYPGYMASDQAFIRDIAVSGLVPGYCKSFTEPFWGVLPPDAQGRSGSYYVGAIVDEQRSVLELREDNNTFVTGPIGVGQGPDLVITSLVMPNSFKLSGPPAQSAKVTVCNRGTEFSPQSRVHLFVSTEAVLAPQQPAQPYPPTSQSPLGFVDAPGLAPGQCSTRSTSFWPGLPPDAQGMQGGYYVGAIIDGESVVQELREDNNTFMLGKVAVGDGPDLVVNGMSIPASAQPGQPFSLTVRACNLGTMPSPPTQARLYISLDAELTPMSSGPGPAALDQTPIGQLSVPSLGTGQCLTISGSAPATLPPDGQAGGVYYVGVVMDEPSSVVELREDNNAYAQKTMSIGVRPDLVIKEVLSPASALPNQSIPLGVRVCNQGTQSSPSTQARFYLSVDDELSFALPPGSPMPDQAFLAQVSVPSLQVGACLLLSTSGPVTLPPDAQGDGRYFLGAIIDESLAVNELREDNNTFAKTVLGVGAKPDLVITEMSGPTTIRKGGFITTTIKVCNQGTQLSSGSAVRLSISMDQELAPEGPPPGPDQLMLAEVSVDALVPGACTTRGWSLPAQLPPDAMDPVGDYFVAVSVDPYQQVGELREDNNIRFTGLTVTP
- a CDS encoding AAA family ATPase, with translation MATRKSEDQERLIDRDLTAMAREGRLPAAHGVDAAVTEVLGLLTRGGKHPLLAGDPGVGKSALVQEVARRIAEGRVDAELSQARLVEVSVANILARSTQRQAAESFEELLAHLARHACPIVYIRDLPAALGGPLAPVAVRALRTGGMRFIFETEPKRVQELVRSDEALAERLHLLPLHEPPLEKARWVVGRVAEELERELRLPIDPAACDLALRLSAKFLLAQRMPRKAIELLKETAAEAAGAAKDHVGPEDVLTRFCAATRLPRFVVDDAMPLDLEETERFFGERLLGQTDAVGAVLRSVALLKAGLNDPRRPLGVFLFAGPTGVGKTQLAKLLAEYLFGSADRLVRLNMADYPNDGDESVPFGASWAPALETRRGELSALLDGKVFSVLLLDEFEKAARSVHDRFLQLFDEGTFVNGAGEVVSCNNTLIVATSNVGAEVYREPAMGFAGTKRADEMVSEVDRRIGESFRPEFLNRFDAICHFQPLSKVDIRKIAQREVGRVLEREGIRARSLDVEVTPEVVDILVERGYSPQFGARYLQREIEKTLTAALAVEIARKPLAPGTPVRVEARPGGRVMAVAEPASPPPAPTAQLLLPSARAAPVKRRLDRKSLLVEMDRLVGKARALAASSGRPELEERRASLLTETQAPNLWDDPTHAADVIRAFRTVEAHINELERLEAACLFARRLVREAKNEVQLASAARQVEDVAREVQMAEALQASGATQQDNEALVDICASDSAETQEAWVQELASMYLGWAQRRGYEAVAVAEADEPSRVVVRIAGPGAYGFLAGEAGLHRRLEDEKRQRAYVRVHRGGALAEDELELLEVLGRPVKSHEGAYLQRVRTEVTVKDESTGRVLTLTGAGELDELKDIAARVVAGQGGTTDEARRYYVGRSPRVEDPRTGAGTPRVKDVLRGELDVFIAAWISRPPAEPPLGS
- a CDS encoding polysaccharide deacetylase family protein, with the translated sequence MRESSKKLRGIAALSLILLSLSASAAQPFEQGMVTITLDDGWATQYTKARPQLNSRGIRATYALITQALAQGWGGYMSLSQVQTLVAEGNGIASHSLTHPDLTTLTGPQLVAELSDSRVWLQTQLNLPAVPDFVIPYGRYDAQVLTNIRQHYGSSRTVNPGRNFRDTIVYELRGNDVARTVPVNTVRGWIDRAVEEKSWLILVFHEFLDGTPTRDTQYRTQDFAAILNHIQLRGLRTVTLSQGLALTDGRTEPEPASALAIYTDALESGFADWSWAEHSLEETGIVHQGSASIRFTPDTWSGLLLHHPGVDLSSYQAIELWVHGGTTGGQLVRAVLHDGTDMLGTVSLEEALGGPLVAGEWRKVTLSLDAMGATSGTLRDLYFQDDSGTTQADLYLDDITLIPR